DNA from Nitrospirota bacterium:
CTGTAAAAAACAATTATTTTTTTGGATTCAACAACCCTGCCGTTTTCCACTGCATTCACAACTATTTCATTAGGGCCGAAATTCAGCTTCACTGTTTTGCAGAGATATTCTTTTCCCCTGATATCGGGTATATTAAAGACCTCGTCTTTATTCCTGGCAATGGTGACTGCATATATATTGCCGTTCAATTTTATAACAATGGGACTTAGTTCTCCTTCTACCATACTGTAGTCCACAGGCCTGATTACAGAAAATCTATCGGGATTAGCCGCTGCAATAGCTGTAATAATAAGCATTAAAAAAAGACAAGATATTATTATGAGTCTCTTCACAAATCCCCCATTTATAATACCATATTCACCATGCATTGTTTGTTATTGTCACTTGCCTGAATCCAGATATAGAACGAGAAAAGCGATTAATGTCTGTCATTGCGAGAACCCGAAGGGTTCGTGGCAATCTTATTGCAAAAGATGAGATTGCTTCGCTTTGCTCGCAATGACAATTTTTCTATATCGGGATTTGTCATTTACCCTGATGGACAGCTTTTATTCTTTTATCTTCAAAATAAGTTCAAGGGCCTTTTTGTAATCAGATGCAGCCTCTTTCAGTATCTTGCTGTTTTCATAAGTCTCTCCCCTCAGAGAGTATATAACGGGGTCATAAGGGTTCAGGGAAAGGGCGCTCTCAAAGGCCTTTAGAGATTCATTCATCTGCCCGTTTTTTCCAAGGGCGTAAGCATGATAATAATATGCAGGGGTGTATGAATTCTTTTTTATCGCCGCACCAAGTATCCCGACAGCCTCGGCTGTCCTGCTTGTCTTCGTAAGAAAATAACCGAGTTCGGTCATGACAGCAACATTATCAGGCTCTACAGATAATGCCTTTCTCAATATCTCTTCCGCCTCCACCCTCTTGCCGTCAATCTCGTACAGTTTTGCAAGCTCTACATACGGAAGCATGTACTTAGGGTCCTTCTCTATCGCCTTCTTAAAAAAAGGATACGCCATCTCGTATCTCTTTTTCTTCACTAATCCCCTCGCAAGATTTGTATCAGCGATGGCGTCATAACGGGGCATGTACTTAGGTCCCATCTTTTTCTTGGGCTGTTCTCCTGCAAGAACAAGCAGATAATCAAACATATCCTCCGTGCCTACAAGCGGAAGTCCCGGAAGCTCATATGCTATCTTGCCCTCCGTTATAACTATAGTGGATGGCAGGGCGATTACGCTGTATTCATGGAATGTCTTTAAACCCTTATCCAGAACCATCGGAAATGTAATATTAAGCTCTTTTATAAGGCTCTTTATTTTTTCAACATCTCCGTTAGCAAGAGTTTGGTTATCCGCATTAATCCCGATTACCTGTATGCCCTTGTCTTTATATTTTTTGTAAAACTCTTCGAATCTCTTGAGGGCATTAGGGGACTTGGCGCTCCAGGTAGACCAGAACACGACAACAACAGCCTTCTTCTGCGAATACTGCGAGAGAATCATATCCTTTCCTTCTACGTCTTTAAGCGAGAAGCCAGGAGCCTGTGCCCCTGTCTGGAGCAAGGCCTGAGCAGTTGCGGTATAAGCAAAAAGGTAAAGGTAAAGGAAGAAAAATAATAAATAATAAACTACTCCTATACCTCTACCTTTGCCTTTACCTGCTTTTTCGTTAATATCCCTCATTCCTTTCCCACCCTTACCTTATGAGTCTTTATCCCTTCCTTAAAATGTACAATAGCCTTTTCATAATCATTGAGTTTTTCATAGACAAGCCCCAGCGCATAATGGGTCATTGAAGGATAAGGATTTAATATCAAGGCATCCTTAAGAATAGCCTCCGCTCCTTTTAAATCGCCCTTCTTCAATAGGGCAAGGCCTATGCCTGTCTTGGAGGTGCGCATCATGGGATTTATCTTCAGGGCGGAGTTGAAGGCGCTAATCGCATCGTCCAACTGTCCTTTTTTTAAGAGTATATAACCGAGATGGTCATGGGCATCTGGATAATTTGGGTCTGCCTTAATAGCCTCTTTGACTACATCCATTGCCCTGTCTATATTGCCATCTTCAAAGAGCTTAACAGACTCCCTGTAAAAGGCTTTAGCCTTATCGCCCTCTACTTGCTGAGCAAAAACAACAGGCGGGAAAAAGATGAAAAGGCAAAAAAGACAGAGTAAAAAAAACTTGAGAAAACCGTCATTCCTGCGAAAGCAGGAATCTATGTTTCTGCTTTTTTTCTGGATTCCAGCTTGCGGGGGAATGACATTTTCATTATTTTTTGGGCTAAGTCTCCGGAATCTCTGCTCCATAAATCTTACCTGTTTTTAACTGGGTTTGTTCTATCATAACTAAATGTCTGATGACATCCTGGTGAACAGGAGCCGCCTGTATTGGTCTTTTTATGGTTTATTGGCAGTCCCCATGCCCCGAATGGAACTGCATCCCTTATGTGCTTCGGATTATTTGTGGCATGTACATCGTGGCAGGCCCTGCAGGTACGTCCTTTGTCTGGCTTGTTTACATGTTTGAAATGAAGATTCTGCTCACCATTTCTGAATCCAGTTAATGTTGTTGTCTTGGGATCGATCACCAATGTCTTCTCGTGGCAGTTGAAGCATAGTTCGTAGTTCTTTAAATCAAAGGGCGCATAGAATACAGGAGGGAAGTATTTTCTGAGTATCCTGAAGTTATCGGAACCATGGGTATTATGGCAGGCCGAACAATCTTTCTGTTTAATTGGACCGTGCCAGTCATGGTTTTTGGCCAAATATGTTTTCATGTCAAGAATCTTTCCGCTTGGTGTATCAAGCGATTTGTCATGGCATGTCAGACAGACATCCATAGGCGCTTTTACCAATTGCTTTACATAATCAGAAACATGGGGGTCGTGGCATACAAGACAGTGCCTCTCTGTATCCAGTCCTCCATGTTTCGTTTTCACATTCGCAACCCATTCCTTCTTATCCTTATGACATCCAAAACAGAGGTCCCTTGTTCCATCCACCTTTAAGTTATATTTATAGTCCCCTGCATGCGGGCTGTGGCAGTTGACGCATTTTTCACCTGCCGGTTTATGAACAAATTTTTTCCCTTTCAATGCCTCTGCCTTATCAGTATGGCATGTAAAGCATACGTCATTGTCTGCAGCCTTCAGCATCTTCGGAAAGTCCGTCTGATGCGGATTGTGGCACATAGAGCAGCCGCCTACTGCAACAGGGCCGTGTACAAACTTGCCGGAGGCAATCTTTTTGTCATGACACATAAAACAGAGGTTCTGCCCGTCCGCGCGAAGCTGGAACTTGTACGGAGACTGATGAGGGCTATGGCAGTTTGTGCAGTTGCCTTCTTTCACAGGAGGATGGACAGTTCTCATTGTATCTACCCTGTCATGACATTTGTAACAGAG
Protein-coding regions in this window:
- a CDS encoding redoxin domain-containing protein; translation: MRDINEKAGKGKGRGIGVVYYLLFFFLYLYLFAYTATAQALLQTGAQAPGFSLKDVEGKDMILSQYSQKKAVVVVFWSTWSAKSPNALKRFEEFYKKYKDKGIQVIGINADNQTLANGDVEKIKSLIKELNITFPMVLDKGLKTFHEYSVIALPSTIVITEGKIAYELPGLPLVGTEDMFDYLLVLAGEQPKKKMGPKYMPRYDAIADTNLARGLVKKKRYEMAYPFFKKAIEKDPKYMLPYVELAKLYEIDGKRVEAEEILRKALSVEPDNVAVMTELGYFLTKTSRTAEAVGILGAAIKKNSYTPAYYYHAYALGKNGQMNESLKAFESALSLNPYDPVIYSLRGETYENSKILKEAASDYKKALELILKIKE
- a CDS encoding tetratricopeptide repeat protein → MEQRFRRLSPKNNENVIPPQAGIQKKSRNIDSCFRRNDGFLKFFLLCLFCLFIFFPPVVFAQQVEGDKAKAFYRESVKLFEDGNIDRAMDVVKEAIKADPNYPDAHDHLGYILLKKGQLDDAISAFNSALKINPMMRTSKTGIGLALLKKGDLKGAEAILKDALILNPYPSMTHYALGLVYEKLNDYEKAIVHFKEGIKTHKVRVGKE
- a CDS encoding cytochrome C translates to MGDMGVRWKRGFFFVFCLIISVFIFSYYLSGQQGTVNAQPKDSCVTDKCHSKMGKDKFVHGPVAVGECHVCHKGEADKHRSSPASNKFAPIKDVGQLCYKCHDRVDTMRTVHPPVKEGNCTNCHSPHQSPYKFQLRADGQNLCFMCHDKKIASGKFVHGPVAVGGCSMCHNPHQTDFPKMLKAADNDVCFTCHTDKAEALKGKKFVHKPAGEKCVNCHSPHAGDYKYNLKVDGTRDLCFGCHKDKKEWVANVKTKHGGLDTERHCLVCHDPHVSDYVKQLVKAPMDVCLTCHDKSLDTPSGKILDMKTYLAKNHDWHGPIKQKDCSACHNTHGSDNFRILRKYFPPVFYAPFDLKNYELCFNCHEKTLVIDPKTTTLTGFRNGEQNLHFKHVNKPDKGRTCRACHDVHATNNPKHIRDAVPFGAWGLPINHKKTNTGGSCSPGCHQTFSYDRTNPVKNR